In Setaria italica strain Yugu1 chromosome IX, Setaria_italica_v2.0, whole genome shotgun sequence, the genomic stretch TCTTCTCATCTTCTGGACACGGTGCTCCGATGGTAAAGCCAACGCCTACCACTTTAATCGGTTCTACTACCCGTTTTATACAACATTTTCTCAGTTCTAAAATCTGAACTGGTATTAAAGTAGAGTAAACAAGTATAATGTGTAATGGTTAAGTTGCTATGTCTTGGAATCTTCTTGTATTGCACCTTCACAGTTAAAACTGCGGCATCTACGACTATGTGTTTagttttttctgaaatttatacTCTTGTGCAGTTGTGTACAGTATAAGGAATTTATACTTATACTGTTGCAAAAAAGTCTGGATTACATTTCCCGGAAAGCGCGAACAGTAACTGGCCTTGGATATGTTCCGCAGCAGCGCAGAATTTCTGGGCTCAATAGGCCCATTTATTGTTCGCTCACAGGCCTAAAACCTAATGGGCCGATCGAGCCTCTTTACTCTGGGCTGCCAGCGCCAGGCAGGCAATCCTGCCACGGCCCATATAACTTTATGTACCCATCCATCCCAAATAGTTAGATACATATCGCTCAAAGTTTTTGGAGCCTACGAGAGCCCCTCCGGTGTTTCGGCCTCTCGTGCGGCGCCGCGCGTCCATCGTGGGAGTGGCCGGCCAGTCGGACGTCATTCTTTCCTAATGGGCCGTGTACATCATATGTGTAGCTCAACAGGTCAGTTCAAAATTATTAGCAAACGTACGGAGTACAGCGTATCCTTGCTCGAGTCCCGCGTATTTTGCGTCGTCCGTGCccgataaaaaaaatcaaggaatCCACGAGATTCCTAGCAACCTGACGCGTGCCTCTTCTCCCTTGGTCTGCACCTCACCTCCGCGGCTCcgcgaaaaaaaaaatcccacaacCAAATTTGTCGCGCTCGCCTCTTGCTCCTCGCGGTCAAGCCCGGCTCCCGGTGCACCTCCAAACGCGGCTCATAGGCTTATGCAACCTTCTCACGCCTCCGCTTGGCTCTCCATCACCGTTTCTCTACCATGCTATCCCCTGCTTGATCCTCTGTCATTGCGTCGTCCCCACGAGGTTGCCGGAGGACAAAGCGGTGGGATGGCATTTACGCGAACATATCTTTTGGAAACCATCTACCCCGTGCAagcttggaaactatgaatcAATGTCACAAggtgctaatccaatggataggtCAGAGGTGGGATTATTTTGCAGTTAAACTCCCCACCCGTCGGCCACTTTTCCGAATCCCCTAAAGCCAGGTGTCCGCTTCCCCTGCCCTTCTGCCCTTCCATCGCGAGTCCGTGTCCCGCTGCTGCCATGCCCGTGTGCCCCTGGCGATTCGCCCAGCGCCAGTGTCCCGCCACCACCCGTGCTCCGCCACTACCACCGCAGTCCGCACTCCGCAGCCATATTGTAGTTGTAGCAGCAGCACGCACGCCACGCATGGACCATACGTCCAACAATGACCACAGTGGCGATGACCACCGCGACGGCGTGGACTAGGGAGGAGGACAAGGCTTTCAAGAACACGGTCATGACACACCACGTCCTAGCACAAGGATAATTTTTTGGCACAACCAAGGTGACAACAGAGCATCCTAGGATGAATTTTATGGCTTAACCACGTATAACAATGCCTCGGCACAAGGCATCGGACGTCGCCAGAGCATCGCCTTGGAGCTAGGAAGCTGCAATGGTACACTTGATGTGTGGAGGTGGGCAACTCCCTTCGCTCTGGGCGCAATACTTTCGCTGCACATCTGCCATCGCCGAACAAGAATTGCCAAGTGTGAACCATCACTACTTCCACGCGCgtgaagggggagcggcgctcGAGGGCGGTGGCATCGCCGACGATTTCACCACCCCCAACCCAAGCTCAAAGCCTGCAAGCACGAGCACCACACCGCAAGAACACTGCACCAGGCAGGATACGGAGACGAAAGCGGCCATAGCCACCCACGTACCGTCGATTGCAGTATCACCTCCTGGCCTAGATCAGTGACCTTGACGGatccggccaccgccggcccgtAGAAGGGAGGAGACGTTGCCACACCAATGCTGCTTACTTGGCAGGCGGCGCCGCCATCGTCATTGGGGCTAGCGGCTACGGCGCTACGCGTGGTGTCGCACCGAGCTGGGCCTGCAGCGCAAGCACCCTCGCGGCGGTCGTCGAGGCCGTGGCGCCGGTCCAGGGACACCGACGGTGCGCGTGCTCCCAAACTGATGACGTTGCCATCGGTGGAGGCGCTCGGCGAGCGGGAGTCTATGGcagttgcggcggcggcggcgtagcggCATCGGCCTCGGAGCTCATGGACATTAGCGGCCAGAAGACCACACGGACGGAGCTGGAGCTTCATCTTGCTGAACGCGCGGCGCCAGGACACGGCTGCAACTGTGCCCATTGGCCTCAACACCCACGGATCTGAGCTTTTTTTGCGTGGATTTTGCCTCCCTACTCCAGGATCTGGCCAGAGAAAAGAGATTGAGATTTTTTTGGCTgtgaggagaggaagaggatgggaGGGGAAAATGACACGCGGGGTAGCCGCTTggcaccaccgccggccgccgccgccacggccaccaGCGGCAGCGGCCGCGCTGGCATGGATTGAGGCGGAGAGGTTCGACGGGCAGGGGTCACCCCTGGGTCGCCCCGCGAGGGAGACGATACCTTTCATcctcgattttttttttgtaaaattcAGTTATTCAAAAACAAATACGCACCTGTTACAAAATTTTGTGAGACCGACAACTTCGGCTTAATTCGATCAGCTTGTGGTCAGCACTCCCAAAAGAAAAGTGCGCTCACACTTTTTCCGAGCCTTGCCATGTTTGGACTTTGGAACTTCATTTTGTGTACGAAGTTTCCTGCGGCCGGACCTTTGAAACCCGGAGGCCGTGGCCTGCGGCTGTGCACAGGACAACAGGGCCGGACACGACACGCATACAGACGATACGCGGTTGCTTGGAGTTTGGAGGCAGCCACCTCTAGTGTACGGGCACCGCCTCGCCGAATCTGCGCGTGTTCGCACCTCACAGCTCATGTCGAGCTTAACCTCCTCCAGACAACAAAAGCATCGCCAGCAATGCCAAATTTTGCTTCCACTCCCACTGCTCGGCTAGCTGCTACAATTGCCTTCCCAGCTAAGCAACCCGTCAAACCGAGCCCCACCGGGGACGCCGCCATTTTCGGTACGTAGCTTTTACCGTCTGTAACTCCGGCGCAGATCGGCGCACGTTACCTTGCCGTGTTCGGTAAATGCAGGTAGTGCGGCCGAGGGAACACACGCAGACGGGCTGCCTCATCTCCGTGGTTGCCGTTGCTTCACCATCAGATGCCGCGTCTCACGTCCGTGCGAGCGCGTTGTAGCCTTGAACTAGTACGAGTACCAGTACCTGGCCTACAGGCCGACACGTTTCGATGTTTTTTCTACGCGCTGTTGAAAGGAACGGTCAAATGGCAGTTAACCTGCCAGAATCCCGCGCCCGATGCCGTGACGCAACAGTAACGCCGTGCCATCTGTCAGGACGCCCTCTTCGTCTTGCCCGTTAAACAATTCAAACCGACCACAACGGCTAGCTGTCGTCCGGCTGTGGCCGGCGGACCGAGCCAGCCACAGCCAGCGACCCCGATAATCCAGCCGCGAAAGGCGCCGGTCCCCTACCCATCCACGCGTCCGCCCCCGATCCAACGGCGCGGGCCGCACCACCTGCACGCGGAAACTAGTCGTTTAGACTCCGTCCCGCGGTCCTGCCTCCCACCCCGCGACGCGGAAGGTGTCAGCATGGACGGCGCCGACCCGCGACTCCCTCTCCTCGGTCGATGACAGCTTGGTCCCACCGCATGTCACCCCACACGTTAGACGCGGTTCCCTGCACGCGGCTGGCGTCTACACCGAAACACTCGAACGTTAGTATACAGCTGTTCCTGAACGGTGAGGCGGTTGCCGCTATAAATACCTGCCCCGCACCTCGCTTCCAATTCACAACTCGCATCTCGAGCCCACGGAGTTCATCACAGATCTCAAGCACTCTCCGCTCACACACACcattttcttctcctcctcctccgaagCTTAGGCCagcttcctcctccaccgccagaGAATACCAATGGCTCGCTTCGCTGTGGTCGCCGCCATCGTCGCGCTTCTCGCCGTCACCGCGGCCGCGCAGGCCCCGGCCGCGACGCCAACCCCGGCGCCCAGGATGgccccgctgccgcctcccCCGGCGCGGTCCCCGGCCACCGCCCCGTCTCCGGCCGCGAAGCCGCCCACCGCCTCGGCGCCGTCCCCGATGGCCTCTCCCCCGGCCCCGCCCACGGAGGCCCCGACCGCGACCGCGCCCTCCGCAGTGACCCCGACCACCTCAgtctccgccccggccggcgccccCACCGAGACTCCCGCCGGCaacggcgccgcctcctccgccgtcagcttcgtcgccgtcgtcggcgcggtcgccgccgccgtcgtgttcTAGATGATGAGATGCGCCGTCGGAGTGGGTCGTGTCATGGGATCTCGTGTTGTTTATACTGTCATTCTTTTTGCGATTCTTTTTTAGATACTGATGATGATGGAGAGAGAGCAGAGAGGTCATTTGAGGAGGGGGGGATTTACTGCGGTGTAGTAGCGTGCTGTTACACATCATGATTCATGATGACATGATTATATTATTAATGGAATTCTTTTATTTGTTACTACTAACTCATTTTGTCCTGGGTACGCTCAGCTTCGTCTCTGCGCTCACAAACTCTGTTCAGTAATTCAGTGCGTGTTTCTTCGACACGCCGCTAGTTGCTAACGACATCTGCAACATCCAACATTTGGTAGTTTTGAGCTCACCTGTGAAATAGCGTCAGGAATGGTGCGGCGATCTCGTGCAAACGATGGATCGATCTACTGCCTTTCTTCTCCGGTGGTGGGTAACTCTTAACAGCTCAGGAATCACATGGTCGCACAAGATGCTGCTGCCTCGGCTTTGGCATCTTGTTTTCTAGTGTAGCTttgtttctttccctttttccttTGCCCTCCCGGATCCTGCTGCCATGTGATCCGAGTGTAGtgtccaaaaaaagaaaaagaaaaaaaatcattgacaACGCAAGCCATCCAAGTAATCATCATTAGTCGACGGTTCGGCGTATAATCTGGCTGGGCACCGACGAGGTGCAGGCGTGCAGCACTTAACGCGTCTAATTGAGTTGGGTATGGAAGTAGAAATTTCAGCCCAGTTCAAGTCGGGCCCAAGGAAGGATACTGGAGTGATTCTAATTTTGGCCCAAGAAACAAGCCCTCATCCAAACAGTGTCTCCTTTCGTTCTCAGCACCAGTATTAGATTCCAGCAACACCTGT encodes the following:
- the LOC101768007 gene encoding arabinogalactan protein 1; this encodes MARFAVVAAIVALLAVTAAAQAPAATPTPAPRMAPLPPPPARSPATAPSPAAKPPTASAPSPMASPPAPPTEAPTATAPSAVTPTTSVSAPAGAPTETPAGNGAASSAILMMMEREQRGHLRRGGFTAV